One Acidimicrobiales bacterium genomic window carries:
- a CDS encoding diguanylate cyclase, with amino-acid sequence MESGAWTGLWLGLTGATLGVVAGVAASPPAALAAGACALAAGGVSLRHQARRREAEDRAAALAEQAAELERGKVAAEQALLARVEAEVAAPPPPPTTASGGIETVTEPVTGMFNETFFRVTLDQRVLAARRHLRPVALVLLDVVKTTGDAGWTAADPVMVATALRTTLREADTACRLADGRFALVLEDTPEDGAVWTVERLRRAILPGHPELVVWAGVACYPAHAFDAMEVLERADDALAAAREWRRDRIEVAPSPD; translated from the coding sequence ATGGAGAGCGGCGCCTGGACGGGCTTGTGGCTGGGGCTGACCGGGGCGACGCTCGGAGTCGTCGCCGGTGTCGCCGCGTCCCCGCCCGCCGCCCTCGCGGCCGGCGCCTGCGCGCTGGCCGCCGGGGGCGTGTCGCTGCGCCACCAGGCCCGCCGCCGGGAGGCCGAGGACCGGGCCGCCGCCCTCGCCGAGCAGGCGGCCGAGCTGGAGCGGGGGAAGGTGGCCGCCGAACAGGCCCTGCTGGCCAGGGTCGAGGCCGAGGTGGCGGCGCCCCCGCCGCCGCCGACGACGGCGTCGGGCGGCATCGAGACCGTCACCGAGCCGGTGACCGGCATGTTCAACGAGACGTTCTTCCGGGTCACCCTCGACCAGCGGGTGCTGGCCGCCCGGCGCCACCTGCGCCCGGTCGCCCTCGTGCTGCTCGATGTGGTGAAGACCACGGGCGACGCCGGGTGGACGGCGGCCGACCCGGTCATGGTCGCCACCGCGCTGCGCACGACGCTGCGGGAGGCGGACACGGCCTGCCGGCTGGCTGACGGCCGGTTCGCGCTGGTCCTCGAGGACACCCCCGAGGACGGCGCGGTGTGGACGGTCGAGCGCCTCCGCCGGGCCATCCTGCCCGGCCACCCCGAGCTCGTCGTGTGGGCCGGGGTGGCCTGCTACCCGGCCCACGCCTTCGACGCCATGGAGGTGCTGGAGCGGGCCGACGACGCCCTGGCCGCCGCCCGCGAGTGGCGGCGGGACCGGATCGAGGTCGCCCCCAGCCCGGACTGA
- a CDS encoding cyclic nucleotide-binding domain-containing protein, protein MRIESCVTSISWIPSEAIDGLPKLPFSARFTHYDDPPPDDIGGPGAGTLDQLREADRFRFANRLQAWVEVDDDGAIALYGYGGGGMIGHTRLNVGSSTWAVQAAPLPDIQIEPEVGDGWVRFTQTAGGRTGVPAPRTVRKPPFVQWYAPIAWTTLSLVIHADGRSEATLPGASPFPRHWVYGPDGKLVGKSGTTDFKAWYHEAFGDHTPWGDEDSPALTTAVETALERQLSLVIMRGDEEPDVVRLEEGETLTEQGAEGDEVFLLLDGVVSVEVDGRELAQLGPGSVVGERSALEGGRRTSTLRAVTRCRVAIAYPDQLDPAALEELRTGHRREEA, encoded by the coding sequence ATGCGCATCGAGTCCTGCGTGACGTCCATCTCGTGGATCCCGTCGGAGGCCATCGACGGCCTGCCGAAGCTCCCGTTCTCGGCGCGGTTCACGCACTACGACGACCCGCCGCCCGACGACATCGGGGGCCCCGGGGCGGGCACGCTCGACCAGTTGCGCGAGGCCGACCGCTTCCGGTTCGCCAACCGGCTGCAGGCCTGGGTCGAGGTCGACGACGACGGTGCCATCGCCCTCTACGGCTACGGCGGCGGCGGCATGATCGGGCACACCCGGCTGAACGTCGGCTCGTCCACGTGGGCCGTGCAGGCCGCGCCGCTGCCCGACATCCAGATCGAGCCGGAGGTCGGCGACGGCTGGGTCAGGTTCACCCAGACGGCCGGTGGCCGCACCGGCGTGCCCGCGCCCCGCACCGTCCGCAAGCCCCCGTTCGTCCAGTGGTACGCGCCGATCGCCTGGACGACCCTCTCGCTCGTGATCCACGCCGACGGGCGCAGCGAGGCGACCCTCCCGGGGGCGAGCCCGTTCCCCCGCCACTGGGTGTACGGCCCCGACGGCAAGCTCGTCGGCAAGTCCGGCACCACCGACTTCAAGGCCTGGTACCACGAGGCCTTCGGCGACCACACGCCCTGGGGCGACGAGGACTCGCCGGCCCTCACCACCGCCGTCGAGACCGCCCTGGAGCGCCAGCTGTCGCTCGTCATCATGCGGGGCGACGAGGAGCCCGACGTGGTCCGCCTCGAGGAGGGCGAGACCCTCACCGAGCAGGGCGCGGAGGGCGACGAGGTCTTCCTCCTGCTCGACGGGGTGGTGTCCGTGGAGGTCGACGGCCGGGAGCTGGCCCAGCTCGGGCCGGGCTCGGTGGTCGGCGAGCGCTCGGCGCTGGAGGGCGGCCGGCGCACGTCGACCCTGCGGGCCGTCACCCGGTGCCGGGTCGCCATCGCCTACCCCGACCAGCTGGACCCGGCCGCCCTCGAGGAGCTGCGGACCGGCCACCGCCGCGAGGAGGCGTAG